A single Malaclemys terrapin pileata isolate rMalTer1 chromosome 3, rMalTer1.hap1, whole genome shotgun sequence DNA region contains:
- the FAM98A gene encoding protein FAM98A, with translation MEFELMESDILESLEDLGYKGPLLEDGALTQAVSGGASSPEFTKLCAWLVSELRLYCKLEENVQATNSPNEAEEFQLEVSGLLGEMNCPYASLTSGDVTKRLLNQKNCLLLLTYLISELEAARMLCVNAPPKKAQEGGGSEVFQELKGICIALGMSKPPANITMFQFFSGIEKKLKETLAKVPPGHVGKPLLKKPLGPAHWEKIEAINQAIANEYEVRRKLLVKRLDVTVQSFGWSDRAKSQTEKLAKVYQPKRALLTTKCTISIAHLLAARQDLSKIMRTSSGSIREKTVCAINKVLMGRVPDRGGRPNEIEPPPPEMPPWQKRQDGPPQQSGGRGGRGGYESSYGGRGGYEQGGHDRGGRGGYDSSYGGRGGHEQGGHERGGRGGGRGGYDHGNRGGGRGNKHQGGWTDGGGGGYQDSNYRDSNYRDAGFQTGGYHGGGGGYQGGGYGGYQSSSYTGSGYQGGGGSSGGYQQDNRYQDGGHHGDRGGGRGGGRGGRGGRGGRGGPGGGWGGRGGQNFNQGGQFEQHFQHGGYQYNQSGFGQGRHFTS, from the exons ATGGAGTTCGAGCTCATGGAGAGCGACATCCTGGAGTCGTTGGAGGATCTAGG TTACAAAGGTCCATTGTTAGAAGATGGAGCGCTGACTCAAGCAGTCTCTGGTGGAGCCAGTTCCCCTGAATTTACAAAACTCTGTGCTTGGCTGGTGTCTGAGTTAAGGCTATACTGTAAACTAGAAGAAAATGTGCAAGCTACTAACA GTCCGAATGAAGCAGAAGAGTTCCAACTTGAAGTGAGTGGGCTACTGGGGGAAATGAACTGTCCATATGCATCACTAACATCAGGAGACGTGACAAAACGCCTTCTCAATCAGAAGAACTGCCTCCTGCTGCTCA CATACCTCATCTCAGAACTGGAAGCTGCCAGAATGCTATGTGTGAACGCCCCTCCAAAAAAAGCACAAGAAGGAGGTGGTAGCGAGGTCTTTCAGGAGCTAAAAGGCATTTGTATTGCATTAGGCATGTCCAAGCCTCCAGCCAACATAACTATGTTCCAGTTCTTCAGTGGAATCGAAAAAAAA CTAAAAGAAACCTTAGCAAAGGTTCCACCTGGCCATGTTGGAAAACCTTTACTGAAGAAACCATTGGGACCGGCTCATTGG GAAAAAATTGAAGCAATTAACCAAGCCATAGCCAATGAATATGAAGTTCGGAGAAAACTGTTAGTGAAACGTTTGGATGTAACTGTGCAGTCGTTTGGCTGGTCAGATAGAGCTAAG AGTCAAACAGAGAAACTGGCTAAAGTCTACCAACCCAAACGTGCCCTCTTAACTACCAAGTGCACTATTTCCATTGCTCACCTTTTGGCAGCTCGGCAAGATTTGTCCAAGATTATGAGGACAAGCAGTGGGTCTATCAGAGAAAAGACTGTGTGTGCCATTAATAAG GTATTAATGGGCAGAGTACCTGACAGAGGGGGCAGACCAAATGAAATCGAGCCTCCACCTCCTGAGATGCCACCATGGCAGAAAAGACAAGATGGTCCTCCACAGCAAAGtggaggcagaggaggaagaggtggctATGAATCATCATATGGAGGAAGAGGTGGTTATGAACAAGGGGGTCATGACAGAGGAGGCCGAGGAGGTTATGATTCATCATATGGAGGACGAGGAGGTCATGAACAAGGGGGTCATGAACGAGGAGGTCGAGGAGGAGGACGGGGTGGTTATGACCATGGAaacagagggggaggaagaggaaacaaGCACCAAGGAGGCTGGACAGATGGCGGAGGAGGAGGCTATCAGGACAGCAATTACAGAGATAGCAACTACAGAGATGCAGGTTTTCAAACAGGTGGTTaccatggtggtggtggtggctacCAAGGAGGCGGCTATGGAGGCTATCAATCTTCTTCATACACAGGAAGTGGATACCAGGGTGGTGGCGGCAGCAGCGGCGGTTACCAGCAAGACAACAGATACCAAGACGGTGGCCACCATGGTGATCGAGGTGGTGGGCGCGGAGGAGGGAGAGGTGGCCGTGGAGGCCGCGGTGGCCGTGGAGGCCcaggaggaggctggggaggCAGAGGTGGACAGAACTTTAATCAAGGTGGGCAGTTTGAGCAGCACTTCCAGCATGGAGGCTATCAGTATAATCAGTCTGGATTTGGACAAGGAAGACACTTTACTAGCTGA